One part of the Salvelinus sp. IW2-2015 linkage group LG28, ASM291031v2, whole genome shotgun sequence genome encodes these proteins:
- the LOC111954314 gene encoding BTB/POZ domain-containing protein 9 isoform X2 translates to MKESQPQXEVTLEETRAEAFSMLLNYLYTGRASLSSAREEVLLDFLGLAHRYGLQPLEDSTSEFLRTILHTHNVCLVFDVASMYCLSALSAACCAYMDRRAPEVLASDGFLTLSKTALLTVLRRDSFAASEKEIFQALCHWSRQNGEGSATQEVMAAVRLPLMSLTEMLNVVRPSGLLNPDDLLDAIKTRSESRDMDLNYRGMLIPEENIATMKYGAQVVKGELKSALLDGDTQNYDLDHGFSRHPIEEDGRAGLQIKLGQASIINHIRILLWDRDSRSYSYYIEVSMDELDWVRVVDHSKYLCRSWQNLFFTPRVARYVRIVGTHNTVNKVFHLVAFECMFTHRSFTLEKGILVPNENVATIAACSSVIEGVSRSRNALLNGDTRNYDWDSGYTCHQLGSGAIVIQLAQPYTIGSLRLLLWDCDERSYSYYIEVSTNQQQWTKVVDRTKVPCRSWQTLKFDKQPASFIRIVGTNNTANEVFHCVHFECPTQLDTEVKDGSLGQASPFESSSTSQNPRPMQPSRTHSLLPSQPSSSSSSTSSQPHL, encoded by the exons ATGAAGGAGTCCCAGCCGCAGKCGGAGGTGACCCTGGAGGAGACGCGAGCCGAGGCCTTCTCCATGCTCCTCAACTACCTTTACACGGGCCGGGCTAGCCTCAGCTCAGCCCGCGAGGAGGTGCTGCTGGACTTCCTGGGTCTGGCCCACCGCTATGGCCTCCAGCCACTAGAGGACTCCACCTCAGAGTTCCTGCGCACCATCCTGCATACGCAcaatgtgtgtttggtgtttgacGTGGCCAGCATGTACTGTCTGAGTGCACTCAGTGCAGCGTGCTGCGCCTACATGGACCGTCGCGCCCCAGAGGTCCTGGCCTCAGACGGCTTCCTCACATTGTCCAAG aCTGCTCTGCTGACCGTATTACGGAGGGACTCATTTGCAGCGAGCGAGAAGGAGATCTTCCAGGCGCTGTGTCATTGGAGCCGGCAGAACGGCGAGGGAAGCGCCACGCAGGAAGTAATGGCAGCTGTGCGGCTGCCGCTCATGAGCCTGACGGAGATGCTAAACGTGGTGCGTCCCTCGGGACTGCTCAACCCAGACGACCTGCTGGACGCCATCAAGACCCGCTCAGAGAGTCGCGACATGGACCTCAACTACCGCGGCATGCTCA TCCCAGAGGAGAACATTGCCACCATGAAGTACGGGGCCCAGGTGGTGAAGGGAGAGCTGAAGTCAGCGCTGCTGGACGGAGACACCCAGAACTACGACTTGGACCACGGCTTTTCAAGACACCCCATAGAGGAGGACGGCCGCGCTGGCCTTCAGATCAAACTGGGCCAGGCCTCTATCATCAACCACATCCGCATCCTGCTCTGGGACCGGGACAGCCG GTCTTACTCCTACTATATTGAAGTATCCATGGATGAGCTGGATTGGGTGCGTGTTGTGGACCATTCCAAGTACCTGTGTCGCTCTTGGCAGAACCTCTTCTTTACACCACGTGTGGCCAG GTATGTGCGCATTGTGGGGACGCACAACACGGTCAACAAGGTCTTCCACCTGGTGGCTTTCGAGTGCATGTTCACACACCGCTCCTTCACTCTGGAAAAAGGTATTCTCG TCCCTAATGAGAATGTGGCTACCATCGCGGCCTGTTCCAGTGTCATCGAGGGGGTTAGTCGGAGCAGAAACGCTCTGCTCAACGGGGACACGCGCAACTATGACTGGGACTCGGGCTACACCTGTCACCAGCTGGGCTCTGGGGCCATTGTCATTCAACTGGCTCAACCCTACACTATTGGCTCCTTAAG ACTGCTACTGTGGGACTGTGATGAGCGATCCTACAGTTACTACATTGAGGTCTCCACCAATCAGCAGCAGTGGACAAAGGTGGTGGACCGCACCAAGGTGCCWTGTCG ATCATGGCAGACACTCAAATTCGACAAGCAGCCTGCCTCTTTTATTCGCATCGTGGGAACTAACAACACTGCAAATGAG gTGTTCCATTGTGTCCACTTTGAGTGTCCGACCCAGTTGGACACGGAGGTGAAAGACGGCAGTCTTGGGCAGGCATCACCGTTTGAGTCCAGTTCCACATCCCAGAACCCTAGACCCATGCAGCCATCCCGCACCCACAGCCTTCTCCCCTCCCagccctcctcatcctcatcctccactTCCTCACAACCCCACCTCTGA